One Drosophila willistoni isolate 14030-0811.24 chromosome 2R unlocalized genomic scaffold, UCI_dwil_1.1 Seg167, whole genome shotgun sequence DNA segment encodes these proteins:
- the LOC6641907 gene encoding monocarboxylate transporter 13 produces MHKEKVLSTQNANKANSKDHKLNGTTKENSDKTVSLLKKKDDSCEFDLVPPDGGWGWLVLFGSCLTNILIPGTIKSFGVLFVEFLEAFKVSSTKAAWIPALCYFLYSSLGPVSSILSVKYSYRTVTLLGGASASLGMILSFWASSVGYLYISYGVLVGIGAGLSFPPTVYIVTSYFVKYRGLANGLCISGSALGSIILPPVLRWLLENYGYRGSCLIMGGITLNVFVAALFYEPVEQHMIRVPRASQALEDIPEEEDIGIVMKFENVDETTEDPDQVGREKRLLPYNSPPSPLYLPDDDKQQFVRSASAAVVQNYTKPGDEFQPRTRKISTPVRLPQRNQTFTPGQLNSQSSLYAVPEGRSSSNKLTLRNTSRTRLSKRSPSTSSFLYVSTPYHGSTLSFQPKEFSSHLSLRSAGSGTGGDKDATGVQDAIPDSDKTKGGKKQASERSKFFDLSLLKDPMYLVILISNSTNAISYTNFIILLPSFGLARSFDKSLSAYLLSVVSATDLIGRIGGSALSDMGFIPKTWYFVGGLSVSGVSLALLPFAYSYSHVCFWCALFGLASGIYVGITAVIMADMLGTERLTSSYGISLFVNGLLQLVGPPLCNAWAEAVNDYNPLFHALGLTLLAGASLWSFMPWIQRRKAKEEEKLEAQIDEEAINTY; encoded by the exons ATGCATAAGGAAAAAGTTTTAAGTacacaaaatgcaaataaagcAAACAGCAAAGATCATAAATTAAATGGaaccacaaaagaaaatagtgATAAAACAG TTAGCCTTTTAAAAAAGAAGGATGATAGCTGCGAATTCGATTTGGTACCACCCGATGGTGGATGGGGTTGGTTAGTCCTTTTTGGTTCCTGTTTGACCAACATTCTCATCCCTGGCACAATTAAAAGCTTTGGCGTTCTTTTCGTTGAATTTTTGGAAGCCTTTAAGGTCTCATCGACAAAGGCAGCATGGATACCGGCGTTATGTTACTTTCTGTACAGTTCATTGG GACCTGTATCAAGTATACTCTCAGTTAAGTATTCATATCGTACGGTTACTTTGCTTGGTGGCGCATCGGCCTCATTGGGCATGATATTATCATTTTGGGCATCATCCGTTGGATATTTGTATATCAG ttATGGCGTTCTGGTTGGCATTGGCGCCGGGCTCTCCTTTCCGCCCACAGTCTACATTGTCACTTCGTATTTTGTGAAATATCGCGGTCTGGCCAATGGCCTCTGCATCTCGGGCAGTGCCCTAGGTAGCATCATACTACCGCCCGTACTCCGTTGGCTTCTGGAAAATTATGGATATCGTGGCTCCTGCTTGATCATGGGTGGCATCACGTTGAATGTCTTTGTGGCTGCCCTGTTCTATGAGCCTGTGGAACAGCATATGATTCGAGTGCCACGTGCTAGCCAAGCACTGGAAGATATACCCGAGGAGGAGGATATTGGCATTGTGATGAAATTCGAGAACGTTGACGAAACGACTGAAGATCCAGATCAGGTGGGGAGAGAAAAACGATTATTGCCTTACAATTCGCCGCCATCGCCGCTATATCTGCCCGATGATGATAAGCAACAGTTTGTCCGAAGTGCCTCAGCTGCTGTGGTCCAGAATTATACGAAACCCGGTGATGAGTTCCAGCCGAGAACACGGAAAATAAGCACACCCGTGCGATTGCCGCAAAGAAATCAAACCTTTACGCCGGGACAATTGAATTCGCAATCATCGCTTTATGCCGTGCCCGAAGGACGTTCTAGTTCCAATAAACTAACGCTTAGGAATACATCGAGAACGCGTCTATCAAAGCGTTCGCCATCGACGAGCAGCTTCCTGTACGTTAGTACACCATATCACGGAAGCACTCTATCCTTCCAGCCCAAAGAATTCTCGTCACATTTATCACTACGCTCGGCCGGCTCTGGTACGGGAGGAGATAAAGATGCAACGGGCGTGCAAGATGCTATACCGGATTCAGATAAAACGAAAGGTGGCAAAAAACAGGCATCAGAACGTTCGAAATTCTTTGACCTTAGCCTACTCAAGGATCCCATGTATTTGGTCATCCTCATCTCCAATTCAACCAATGCCATCAGCTACACCAACTTTATCATCCTTTTGCCGTCGTTTGGTTTGGCAAGAAGCTTTGACAAATCCTTGTCGGCCTATTTGTTGTCTGTTGTCTCGGCTACCGATTTAATTGGACGTATTGGCGGATCAGCACTTTCGGATATGGGCTTTATACCTAAGACATGGTATTTTGTTGGTGGATTATCCGTATCGGGCGTTTCGCTAGCTCTACTACCATTCGCCTATTCGTATAGCCATGTCTGCTTCTGGTGTGCCCTCTTTGGACTCGCTTCCGGCATATATGTGGGCATTACGGCCGTTATTATGGCCGATATGCTGGGCACAGAACGTCTGACCTCATCGTATGGCATCAGTTTGTTTGTCAATGGTCTTCTACAGTTGGTCGGACCACCATTGTGCAATGCTTGGGCCGAAGCGGTCAATGATTATAATCCGCTCTTCCATGCCCTGGGCCTGACATTACTTGCCGGCGCGAGTCTATGGAGTTTTATGCCCTGGATACAGCGACGCAAAGCCAAAGAGGAGGAAAAACTCGAAGCGCAAATCGACGAGGAGGCCATTAATACTTACTAA
- the LOC6641906 gene encoding uncharacterized protein LOC6641906 isoform X1 — protein sequence MFINTGKVSLLYAARLPGSGVQCFKKCAAIQPFHTTAAGQNYVDPAPLPLPINVDAAETTRFSPQRSRDISATVIMAQAPISTIDITTDNSYSGSQGATVGLSPDDPHVQSYDCFGAVSLNSVMQSNVPQPFGGMHKFSHLNMPGGQWSQEFKFTSQNMQSSHYRALRDNYRADWVTYDQNATLNSGGGGQGFSIRRNFSTERGATSPTTAPSAAEAPGTATSAIRTEASTTPESQSLSKKEQLKRAFKEYGATIVVFHVGLSLMSLGGFYVLVNSGINFVPILEYLGIESSAIGEKLATGSTFVVAYAVHKVFAPLRISITLGATPFIVRYLRAKGFMKPKIKGN from the exons atgtttattaataCCGGCAAAGTTTCTTTGCTGTATGCAGCTCGTCTACCTGGCAGTGGGGTGCAATGTTTTAAGAAATGTGCAg CCATTCAACCTTTTCACACAACTGCCGCCGGCCAGAACTATGTAGACCCTGCTCCCTTGCCGTTGCCCATCAATGTGGATGCCGCAGAGACCACACGCTTCTCGCCCCAACGTTCACGTGATATTTCGGCCACCGTGATAATGGCACAGGCACCTATCTCGACCATTGACATTACCACGGATAATAGTTATAGCGGCTCACAGGGTGCCACAGTTGGCTTATCCCCGGATGATCCTCATGTCCAATCGTACGATTGCTTCGGTGCTGTCAGCTTGAATTCGGTGATGCAGAGCAATGTCCCTCAGCCATTTGGAGGCATGCATAAGTTCTCGCATTTAAATATGCCCGGTGGTCAATGGTCCCAGGAATTCAAGTTTACATCACAGAATATGCAGAGCTCACATTATCGTGCCTTGCGTGACAATTACCGCGCCGATTGGGTGACATACGATCAGAATGCCACCTTGAATTCTGGAGGAGGAGGTCAAG GCTTTTCCATACGTCGCAACTTTAGCACAGAGCGCGGGGCAACATCGCCTACTACAGCCCcatcagcagcagaagcaCCAGGCACAGCCACCTCAGCCATAAGAACGGAAGCATCCACAACGCCAGAGAGCCAGAGTTTGAGTAAAAAGGAGCAACTGAAGCGTGCCTTTAAAGAGTATGGTGCCACCATTGTAGTTTTCCATGTGGGCTTGTCATTAATGTCGCTGGGTGGTTTCTATGTACTAGTAAACAG CGGCATAAATTTCGTGCCCATTTTGGAATACCTTGGCATTGAGTCATCGGCCATTGGAGAGAAATTGGCCACTGGCAGTACATTCGTTGTGGCCTATGCTGTCCACAAAGTGTTTGCTCCCCTTCGAATAAGCATTACCCTCGGAGCAACTCCATTTATTGTGCGATATCTGCGTGCCAAGGGATTCATGAAGCCAAAGATTAAGGGCAACTAA
- the LOC6641906 gene encoding uncharacterized protein LOC6641906 isoform X2: protein MFINTGKVSLLYAARLPGSGVQCFKKCAAIQPFHTTAAGQNYVDPAPLPLPINVDAAETTRFSPQRSRDISATVIMAQAPISTIDITTDNSYSGSQGATVGLSPDDPHVQSYDCFGAVSLNSVMQSNVPQPFGGMHKFSHLNMPGGQWSQEFKFTSQNMQSSHYRALRDNYRADWVTYDQNATLNSGGGGQAA, encoded by the exons atgtttattaataCCGGCAAAGTTTCTTTGCTGTATGCAGCTCGTCTACCTGGCAGTGGGGTGCAATGTTTTAAGAAATGTGCAg CCATTCAACCTTTTCACACAACTGCCGCCGGCCAGAACTATGTAGACCCTGCTCCCTTGCCGTTGCCCATCAATGTGGATGCCGCAGAGACCACACGCTTCTCGCCCCAACGTTCACGTGATATTTCGGCCACCGTGATAATGGCACAGGCACCTATCTCGACCATTGACATTACCACGGATAATAGTTATAGCGGCTCACAGGGTGCCACAGTTGGCTTATCCCCGGATGATCCTCATGTCCAATCGTACGATTGCTTCGGTGCTGTCAGCTTGAATTCGGTGATGCAGAGCAATGTCCCTCAGCCATTTGGAGGCATGCATAAGTTCTCGCATTTAAATATGCCCGGTGGTCAATGGTCCCAGGAATTCAAGTTTACATCACAGAATATGCAGAGCTCACATTATCGTGCCTTGCGTGACAATTACCGCGCCGATTGGGTGACATACGATCAGAATGCCACCTTGAATTCTGGAGGAGGAGGTCAAG CGGCATAA